In the Aneurinibacillus soli genome, one interval contains:
- a CDS encoding CarD family transcriptional regulator, with amino-acid sequence MFQIGDKIVYPMHGAGVIEAIEEKEILGEKQQYYIMKMPVGNMQVMIPMEKVSNLGIREVIDMPALEHVLQILRTDEIDVSTNWNRRFRKNMEKMRTGDIYEVADVVRDLMRRDREKGLSTGERKMLDNARQILLSELVLVKNIDEEQATTLLEQVMNS; translated from the coding sequence TTGTTTCAAATTGGCGACAAGATTGTTTATCCGATGCACGGTGCAGGTGTTATTGAAGCCATTGAAGAGAAAGAAATCCTGGGAGAAAAGCAGCAGTATTATATCATGAAGATGCCTGTAGGGAATATGCAGGTCATGATCCCGATGGAGAAGGTATCGAATCTTGGTATTCGTGAAGTAATCGACATGCCAGCTTTAGAGCATGTTCTTCAGATTCTGCGAACTGACGAGATAGATGTATCCACGAACTGGAACCGCAGATTCCGCAAGAACATGGAGAAGATGCGTACGGGCGACATCTATGAAGTGGCGGATGTGGTTCGGGATTTGATGCGTCGTGACAGGGAGAAAGGACTTTCGACCGGCGAGCGCAAAATGCTGGATAATGCCCGGCAGATTTTGCTCAGTGAACTCGTGCTTGTCAAGAACATTGATGAGGAACAGGCGACAACTTTACTTGAGCAGGTTATGAATAGTTAG
- the pssA gene encoding CDP-diacylglycerol--serine O-phosphatidyltransferase: MIAKAIPNMFTIGNLFLGVVAMLFAFQGDPQYINYAAIMVIVGMVFDGLDGRLARMLNAQSEFGKELDSLSDIVTFGVAPALIMYVVILQDMGWVGIVLAGLFPACGALRLARFNSATGGNTGYFIGLPITAAGGVLATMALYHNAFPSVYLALSMFGLSYLMISNIKYPNFKKVGIPRSAFWVTPIIIGVVVLTAWKFPQQFPMVIFVPLMLYALYGVKRSIDRMVRKRRHKESEEEMFHS; this comes from the coding sequence ATGATAGCCAAGGCAATTCCGAATATGTTTACAATCGGTAATTTGTTTCTGGGCGTTGTGGCGATGTTGTTTGCTTTTCAAGGGGATCCTCAGTACATTAACTACGCGGCGATTATGGTGATTGTCGGGATGGTGTTCGATGGACTGGATGGCCGCCTGGCACGCATGTTGAATGCGCAGAGCGAATTTGGCAAAGAACTTGATTCACTGTCTGATATTGTGACATTTGGCGTTGCACCCGCGCTTATTATGTATGTAGTGATTTTGCAGGATATGGGATGGGTAGGCATTGTGCTGGCTGGGCTGTTTCCGGCATGTGGAGCACTTCGTCTTGCTCGTTTTAACTCAGCAACAGGTGGAAATACCGGCTATTTTATCGGACTTCCCATTACAGCAGCAGGCGGTGTGCTAGCGACCATGGCGCTGTACCATAATGCGTTTCCGTCAGTTTACCTGGCACTTAGCATGTTTGGTCTATCGTATCTGATGATCAGCAACATTAAATATCCAAACTTCAAGAAAGTAGGCATTCCACGTTCTGCTTTTTGGGTTACTCCGATTATTATCGGTGTCGTAGTATTGACAGCTTGGAAGTTCCCACAGCAGTTCCCGATGGTGATTTTCGTTCCGCTTATGCTTTATGCACTGTATGGTGTGAAGAGAAGCATAGATCGCATGGTACGTAAGCGTCGCCATAAGGAATCAGAGGAAGAAATGTTTCATTCTTGA
- the disA gene encoding DNA integrity scanning diadenylate cyclase DisA, producing the protein MAAENKREQFISEVLRFVSPGAPLREGLENVLRAKTGALIVIGHTPAIRDIVDGGFSINCDLTSSHLYELAKMDGAIIVSDDVKKILYANTQLIPDSSIPSTETGTRHRTAERVARQTGQLVISISQRRNVITLYRGPYRYALKDIGVILTKANQAIQTLEKYKSVLDQALTNLGALEFEELVTLHEVALVVQRIEMVMRIKTEILKYINELGTEGRLISMQMEELVSKIEDDAYLLIKDYCRLGEEVDPDDVLNQLHKLSADDLLEPINVLKVLGYSPVPNLHDEPVFPRGYRILSKIPRLPASIVSNLIEEFAGLPQVMMATIEELDEVEGIGEVRARAIKEGLKRIQEQVFIDRHI; encoded by the coding sequence ATGGCAGCAGAAAACAAACGCGAACAGTTTATAAGTGAAGTTCTACGCTTCGTTTCTCCCGGAGCACCGCTGCGAGAAGGGTTAGAGAATGTGTTGCGAGCGAAAACCGGAGCCCTTATTGTAATTGGCCATACACCAGCCATCCGGGACATTGTAGACGGAGGATTCTCCATTAACTGTGATTTGACATCGTCGCATTTATATGAACTGGCTAAAATGGATGGAGCTATTATTGTAAGTGATGATGTGAAAAAAATTCTGTATGCAAATACACAGCTCATTCCAGATTCATCCATCCCGTCTACGGAGACTGGAACTCGCCATCGTACAGCAGAGCGTGTGGCAAGGCAGACCGGACAACTGGTAATCTCGATTTCGCAGCGCCGTAATGTTATTACGCTATACCGTGGGCCGTATCGGTACGCGCTTAAAGACATTGGAGTTATCTTGACCAAAGCAAATCAGGCCATTCAAACGCTCGAAAAGTATAAGTCGGTACTTGATCAGGCACTGACGAATCTTGGTGCGCTGGAGTTTGAAGAACTGGTCACCTTGCACGAAGTGGCGCTTGTTGTACAGCGAATTGAGATGGTGATGCGCATCAAAACGGAAATTCTTAAATATATTAATGAATTAGGAACAGAAGGCCGTCTGATCAGCATGCAGATGGAAGAACTTGTGTCGAAAATTGAAGATGATGCTTATTTACTCATAAAAGATTATTGCCGCCTGGGAGAAGAGGTGGACCCGGATGATGTACTCAATCAGTTGCACAAGTTATCTGCGGATGATCTGCTTGAACCGATTAACGTCCTGAAAGTACTCGGATACTCGCCAGTGCCTAATCTTCATGATGAGCCTGTATTTCCACGTGGCTATCGCATCTTAAGTAAGATTCCGCGTCTGCCAGCATCCATTGTCTCCAACTTGATTGAAGAGTTCGCTGGCCTGCCTCAGGTTATGATGGCAACGATCGAAGAACTGGATGAAGTTGAAGGCATTGGAGAGGTACGGGCACGAGCCATTAAAGAAGGCCTCAAACGGATTCAGGAGCAAGTATTTATTGACAGGCATATTTAG
- the radA gene encoding DNA repair protein RadA, with protein sequence MAKYKSKYVCQECGYESPKWMGKCPGCNSWNTLVEEIVEKPKAGTVGARHGGFSAGSSKMVSITTIVGEDEPRLDTNMSELNRVLGGGVVPGSLVLVGGDPGIGKSTLLLQTSQELAGNGHTVLYISGEESAKQIKLRAERLGANSSQLYVLAETDLFLLEQQISQLNPAVVIMDSIQTIFHPDVTSAPGSVAQVRECTAHLMRLAKTKDIAIMIVGHVTKQGAIAGPRLLEHMVDSVLYFEGERHNTYRILRAVKNRFGSTNEIGIFEMAEKGLAEVTNPSEMFLSERSLGVAGSTVVASMEGTRPVLVEMQALVTPTGFATPRRMATGVDHNRIAMIMAVLEKRVGLLLQNQDAYVNVAGGVRLDEPAIDLAVAVSLASSFRDKQTNPYDVVIGEVGLTGEVRGVSRIEQRVKEAQKLGFKRVIIPAKNSTGWEYPVGIEIVGVHTVSEALRETLGG encoded by the coding sequence ATGGCTAAATATAAATCGAAATATGTATGTCAAGAGTGCGGATATGAGTCGCCCAAATGGATGGGGAAATGTCCGGGCTGTAACAGTTGGAACACTCTGGTGGAAGAAATAGTAGAAAAGCCGAAAGCAGGGACAGTGGGTGCTCGTCATGGTGGATTCTCAGCTGGTTCATCTAAAATGGTCTCCATTACGACTATCGTTGGGGAGGACGAACCTCGCCTTGATACAAACATGAGTGAGCTGAACCGGGTATTGGGGGGCGGTGTCGTACCAGGGTCACTTGTGCTTGTAGGAGGAGATCCTGGGATCGGAAAATCGACGCTTCTTCTGCAGACGTCACAGGAGTTAGCGGGCAATGGCCATACGGTGCTGTATATCTCCGGTGAAGAATCAGCCAAACAGATCAAGCTGCGGGCAGAGAGGCTTGGCGCGAATAGTTCACAGTTGTATGTATTGGCAGAGACTGATCTGTTTTTGCTGGAGCAGCAGATCAGCCAGTTGAACCCGGCTGTCGTCATTATGGATTCCATTCAAACCATTTTTCATCCAGATGTTACATCCGCGCCCGGCAGTGTGGCACAGGTGCGAGAGTGCACCGCTCACCTGATGCGCCTGGCGAAAACGAAAGACATCGCGATCATGATCGTCGGCCACGTTACGAAGCAGGGAGCTATAGCCGGACCGCGTCTTTTAGAACATATGGTAGATTCTGTTCTATATTTTGAAGGGGAGCGTCACAATACATACCGTATTCTGCGCGCGGTGAAAAACCGCTTCGGATCGACGAATGAGATCGGTATTTTTGAGATGGCGGAAAAAGGATTAGCAGAAGTAACAAACCCGTCTGAAATGTTTTTATCTGAGCGCTCGCTAGGTGTAGCAGGTTCAACCGTTGTTGCCAGTATGGAAGGGACGCGCCCGGTTCTAGTCGAGATGCAGGCGCTGGTTACACCGACCGGCTTTGCTACTCCACGCCGCATGGCTACCGGAGTTGACCACAATCGTATTGCGATGATTATGGCCGTTCTGGAGAAGCGTGTAGGACTTCTGCTTCAAAATCAGGATGCCTATGTGAATGTTGCGGGCGGCGTGCGCCTTGATGAACCAGCGATTGACCTCGCTGTGGCAGTTAGTCTCGCATCTAGTTTCCGTGACAAGCAGACGAACCCGTATGATGTAGTGATCGGAGAAGTAGGATTGACCGGAGAAGTGCGCGGTGTCTCTCGCATTGAACAGCGGGTGAAGGAAGCGCAAAAACTAGGATTTAAACGTGTAATCATTCCCGCGAAAAATAGCACGGGCTGGGAGTATCCTGTAGGCATCGAAATTGTCGGGGTACATACCGTATCGGAAGCACTGCGGGAAACACTGGGAGGATAG
- a CDS encoding ATP-dependent Clp protease ATP-binding subunit: MMFGRFTERAQKVLALAQEEAVRLGHKNIGTEHILLGLIREGDGIAAKALQALGLGLDKIQGEVESLIGRGGEQSSNINYTPRAKKVIELSMDEARKLGHTYVGTEHILLGLIREGEGVAARVLNNLGVSLNKARQQVLQLLGSSEAMSSHQQASSNAAVNTPTLDGLARDLTAVARDGGLDPVIGRAKEIERVIQVLSRRTKNNPVLIGEPGVGKTAVAEGLAQRIINNEIPETLRNKRVMTLDMGTVVAGTKYRGEFEDRLKKIMDEIRQAGNIILFIDELHTLIGAGGAEGAIDASNILKPSLARGELQCIGATTLDEYRKYIEKDAALERRFQPIQVNEPSPEEAVQILFGLRDRYEAHHRVKITDEAISQAVQLSDRYISDRFLPDKAIDLIDEAASKVRLQSYTIPPNLKELEQKLEEVRKEKDAAVQSQEFEKAASMRDKEQKLREELDRTKNEWQEKQGQTDSEVTPEDIASIVASWTGIPVVKLKEEETERLLKMEEILHERVIGQEDAVKSISRAIRRARAGLKDPRRPIGSFIFLGPTGVGKTELARALAEALFGAEDSIIRIDMSEYMEKHSTSRLVGAPPGYVGFDEGGQLTEKVRRKPYSVVLLDEIEKAHPEVFNILLQVLEDGRLTDSKGRTVDFRNTVIIMTSNVGADMIKKNSSLGFTTPNSSKNYEDMKDRVLGELKRSFRPEFINRIDELIVFHSLEETHITEIALLMTESLRKRLNEQDIDFVLTDEAKSFLAKAGFDPAFGARPLRRAIQRHIEDRLSEELLTGNIQKGSVVKIDVCDNDLTFTTQEAGESVSN, encoded by the coding sequence ATGATGTTTGGTCGTTTTACAGAAAGAGCACAAAAAGTCCTTGCTCTCGCGCAAGAAGAAGCGGTTCGCCTGGGTCATAAAAACATCGGGACTGAGCACATTCTGTTAGGTCTGATTCGTGAAGGAGACGGCATTGCCGCAAAAGCGTTGCAAGCACTTGGTCTTGGTCTGGATAAAATTCAGGGCGAGGTAGAGTCCTTGATTGGGCGCGGCGGCGAACAGTCGAGTAATATTAATTATACACCGCGCGCGAAGAAAGTCATTGAGCTTTCGATGGATGAAGCGCGTAAGTTGGGCCATACGTATGTAGGTACAGAGCATATTTTGCTTGGCCTGATTCGTGAAGGAGAAGGTGTGGCAGCCCGTGTGCTGAACAACCTTGGAGTGAGCCTGAACAAGGCGCGCCAGCAGGTTCTTCAACTGCTAGGAAGCAGTGAAGCGATGTCTTCGCACCAGCAGGCATCAAGCAATGCGGCTGTAAATACACCGACGCTTGATGGCCTGGCGCGTGACCTGACAGCGGTTGCCCGCGATGGCGGACTTGATCCAGTAATCGGTCGGGCCAAAGAAATCGAGCGCGTTATTCAAGTGCTAAGCCGTCGGACGAAGAACAATCCGGTTCTGATCGGAGAGCCTGGTGTTGGGAAAACAGCCGTTGCCGAAGGTTTGGCACAACGCATTATTAACAACGAAATCCCAGAAACTCTTCGCAATAAGCGTGTCATGACGCTTGATATGGGAACGGTTGTCGCCGGTACAAAATATCGCGGGGAGTTTGAAGACCGTCTCAAGAAGATCATGGATGAAATCCGCCAAGCAGGTAATATCATCCTCTTTATTGACGAGTTGCACACACTTATTGGAGCAGGTGGAGCAGAAGGAGCGATTGACGCTTCCAACATTCTGAAACCATCACTCGCCCGTGGAGAACTGCAGTGCATCGGTGCGACTACGCTTGATGAATATCGCAAATATATCGAGAAAGATGCAGCGCTTGAACGCCGCTTCCAACCGATTCAAGTGAATGAACCATCACCGGAAGAAGCGGTACAGATTTTGTTCGGGCTGCGTGACCGCTATGAAGCACATCATCGTGTAAAAATCACTGATGAAGCGATCAGCCAGGCGGTACAGCTGTCGGACCGCTATATCTCTGATCGTTTCCTGCCGGATAAAGCGATCGATTTAATTGACGAAGCGGCATCCAAAGTTCGTCTGCAATCGTATACCATCCCACCGAATCTCAAAGAGCTTGAACAAAAGCTCGAAGAAGTTCGCAAGGAAAAAGACGCAGCCGTTCAAAGTCAGGAATTCGAAAAAGCTGCTTCTATGCGTGATAAAGAGCAGAAGCTGCGTGAAGAATTAGATCGTACGAAGAATGAATGGCAGGAAAAACAGGGCCAGACGGACTCAGAAGTCACACCGGAAGATATCGCCTCTATCGTAGCGAGCTGGACGGGGATCCCAGTTGTGAAGCTGAAAGAAGAAGAAACCGAGCGTCTTCTCAAAATGGAAGAAATTCTGCATGAGCGCGTAATTGGACAGGAAGATGCAGTGAAATCGATCTCCCGTGCGATCCGCCGTGCTCGTGCCGGTCTAAAAGATCCGAGGCGCCCAATCGGCTCCTTCATTTTCCTTGGACCGACAGGTGTTGGGAAGACCGAACTTGCCCGTGCGTTAGCAGAAGCGCTTTTTGGAGCGGAAGATTCGATTATCCGCATCGACATGTCCGAGTACATGGAGAAACATTCTACCTCTCGCCTCGTAGGTGCGCCTCCGGGATATGTCGGTTTTGATGAAGGCGGCCAGCTGACAGAAAAAGTTCGCCGCAAGCCATATTCCGTTGTGTTGCTCGATGAGATCGAAAAAGCGCACCCAGAAGTGTTCAATATTTTGCTTCAAGTGCTTGAAGACGGTCGTCTGACCGATTCGAAAGGACGTACGGTTGACTTCCGCAATACGGTAATCATCATGACATCGAACGTCGGGGCCGATATGATTAAGAAGAACTCATCGCTCGGCTTTACGACACCGAATAGCTCGAAAAACTACGAGGATATGAAAGATCGTGTTCTTGGTGAGTTGAAGCGTAGTTTCCGTCCAGAGTTTATCAACCGGATCGATGAGCTGATCGTGTTCCACTCACTGGAAGAGACGCACATTACAGAGATTGCGCTGCTTATGACCGAATCACTTCGTAAGCGACTGAACGAGCAAGATATTGACTTTGTTCTGACAGATGAGGCGAAGAGTTTTCTGGCGAAAGCAGGATTTGATCCGGCATTTGGTGCGCGTCCGCTACGTCGTGCGATTCAGCGTCATATTGAAGATCGACTCTCAGAAGAGCTGCTTACCGGTAACATTCAAAAAGGTAGTGTTGTGAAGATCGATGTGTGTGACAATGATCTGACCTTTACCACACAGGAAGCCGGAGAATCGGTATCGAACTAG
- a CDS encoding protein arginine kinase, which translates to MSFQNFITNAVSEWMNGEGEDADIAISSRVRLARNIQEYPFPILATDSQLEQITAAVRQVMEDEDCKRQGPFEFIRMDQLTGLQKRVLMEKHLISPNLMAESRGGAVLLSENEAFSIMVNEEDHLRIQCLFSGLQLQKAWEAADRMDDIFEKHVNFAFDERRGYLTSCPTNVGTGIRASVMMHLPGLVLTHQINRILSAIAQVGLVVRGLYGEGSDASGNLFQISNQITLGQSEEEIIENLTSVAHQIIEQERAARRYLMQNRRLLLEDQLCRSYGVLTNARIIESDEAAEKLSDVRLGIDLGIIRNIPLSVMNELTVMVQPGFLQQHVGQQLDSDSRDERRARLIRERLQSAME; encoded by the coding sequence ATGTCTTTCCAGAACTTTATAACAAATGCGGTAAGTGAGTGGATGAATGGGGAAGGTGAAGATGCCGATATTGCAATTAGCAGTCGTGTTCGCCTGGCTCGCAATATACAGGAGTATCCGTTTCCGATTCTCGCGACTGACAGCCAGCTGGAGCAGATTACCGCTGCTGTCAGACAGGTAATGGAAGATGAAGATTGTAAGCGTCAGGGGCCATTCGAGTTTATTCGAATGGATCAGTTGACCGGCCTGCAGAAGCGTGTGCTGATGGAGAAGCATTTGATCAGTCCGAATTTGATGGCCGAGTCACGCGGGGGCGCTGTGCTTCTCAGCGAGAACGAGGCATTCAGCATCATGGTGAATGAGGAAGACCATCTTAGAATCCAATGCCTGTTTTCAGGTTTGCAGCTTCAGAAAGCATGGGAGGCTGCAGATCGGATGGACGATATATTTGAGAAGCACGTGAACTTTGCGTTTGATGAGCGCCGGGGCTACCTGACGAGCTGCCCGACAAACGTCGGAACCGGCATCCGAGCATCTGTCATGATGCATCTGCCTGGACTTGTGCTTACTCATCAGATTAACCGGATCCTGTCCGCGATTGCACAGGTAGGTCTGGTTGTGCGAGGGCTGTACGGGGAAGGTAGCGATGCGTCCGGTAACTTGTTCCAGATTTCCAACCAGATTACGCTTGGTCAGTCCGAAGAAGAGATCATTGAGAACTTGACCAGTGTAGCCCATCAGATTATTGAACAGGAGCGTGCGGCTCGAAGGTATTTGATGCAGAATCGACGTCTTCTTTTAGAAGACCAGCTCTGCCGCTCATACGGGGTTCTGACCAATGCCCGGATTATTGAATCTGACGAAGCAGCTGAGAAACTCTCAGATGTGCGGCTTGGTATTGACCTGGGAATTATCCGCAATATTCCGCTTTCAGTGATGAATGAGCTGACGGTTATGGTCCAGCCTGGTTTTCTACAGCAGCATGTGGGCCAACAGCTCGATTCAGATTCGCGGGATGAACGCAGGGCCCGCTTAATACGTGAACGTTTGCAATCTGCAATGGAATAA
- a CDS encoding UvrB/UvrC motif-containing protein: MICQECHQRPATLHFTQIINGEKMQLHICEVCAQEKGHMFPGGMNDFSIHHLLSGLLNQQGSNAVSFQQTEQEKSLHCETCGMTYPQFSKSGRFGCSDCYEAFAERLDPLFRRVHGNTRHSGKVPERSGGTIKLKKEVDQLKYELRMCIEQEEFERAAQLRDRIRELEQQIAHL, from the coding sequence ATGATTTGTCAGGAATGTCATCAACGGCCGGCAACCCTTCACTTCACCCAAATTATCAATGGTGAAAAAATGCAGCTTCACATTTGTGAAGTGTGCGCACAGGAGAAGGGTCATATGTTCCCGGGTGGAATGAATGATTTTTCGATTCATCACTTACTTTCCGGTCTGTTAAATCAACAGGGAAGCAATGCGGTTTCATTTCAGCAGACCGAGCAAGAGAAGTCACTACACTGTGAAACATGCGGCATGACTTATCCGCAGTTTAGTAAAAGTGGAAGGTTCGGCTGCAGTGATTGCTATGAGGCATTCGCAGAGCGGCTCGATCCACTTTTTCGTCGGGTGCATGGGAATACCCGCCACAGTGGCAAAGTTCCCGAGCGTTCTGGCGGTACCATTAAACTGAAAAAAGAAGTCGATCAACTGAAATATGAACTTCGAATGTGCATTGAACAGGAAGAATTCGAGAGAGCAGCACAATTGCGTGATCGAATACGCGAACTTGAGCAGCAAATCGCACATTTGTAG
- a CDS encoding CtsR family transcriptional regulator, which produces MRNISDIIEQHLKRILQQGNGAVEIQRGELADRFQCVPSQINYVISTRFTVEKGYMVESKRGGGGYIRIRKVEILDNQLFYQLLLETIGESITAAACDNIIVRLMEERIITLKEMRLMKAATGRVLTVVPVPLRDRIRADLLKNMLTALFL; this is translated from the coding sequence ATGCGGAACATATCCGACATCATTGAACAGCATTTGAAACGGATTTTACAGCAGGGCAATGGTGCGGTAGAGATCCAGCGTGGTGAGCTGGCTGACAGGTTCCAGTGTGTGCCATCCCAGATTAATTACGTGATCAGCACTCGATTTACCGTCGAGAAAGGATACATGGTAGAAAGTAAGCGGGGAGGCGGAGGATATATCCGGATTCGTAAAGTTGAAATTTTGGATAACCAGCTCTTTTATCAGCTTTTGCTTGAAACCATTGGGGAAAGCATCACAGCAGCTGCCTGCGACAATATTATCGTGAGACTTATGGAAGAACGGATTATTACGCTTAAAGAGATGCGTTTGATGAAAGCGGCTACCGGACGTGTGTTAACAGTGGTCCCTGTGCCGCTTAGGGACCGCATACGAGCGGATCTTTTGAAAAACATGCTTACTGCGCTTTTTCTATAA
- the pstB gene encoding phosphate ABC transporter ATP-binding protein PstB, translating to MIEAKNLNLWYGDFHAIKNINMTLEKNKVTAFIGPSGCGKSTFLRAINRMHEVIEGARVDGEILLEGQDIYASDRDPVTVRQQVGMVFQKPNPFPTMSIYENVAAGLRINGFRDKKKIDEIVERCLEQAGLWDEVKDRLNKNAMGLSGGQQQRLCIARTLAVEPEVVLMDEPTSALDPISTQKVEELLYELKKKYTIVIVTHNMQQAARVSDRTAFFLLGDMVEYDETETIFTNPQDKRTEDYISGRFG from the coding sequence ATGATCGAAGCAAAGAACTTGAACCTATGGTATGGGGATTTTCACGCCATTAAAAATATCAATATGACGCTGGAAAAAAATAAAGTAACAGCTTTTATTGGACCGTCCGGCTGTGGAAAGTCGACGTTCTTGCGTGCGATTAATCGGATGCATGAAGTGATCGAGGGCGCACGTGTAGATGGAGAGATTCTGCTAGAAGGCCAGGATATTTATGCGTCTGACCGTGATCCTGTGACCGTACGTCAGCAGGTCGGCATGGTATTCCAGAAACCGAACCCATTCCCTACCATGTCAATTTATGAGAATGTGGCTGCAGGATTGCGTATCAATGGCTTCCGCGATAAAAAGAAGATAGATGAGATTGTAGAGCGCTGCCTCGAGCAGGCCGGTCTCTGGGATGAAGTAAAAGACCGTCTCAATAAAAATGCAATGGGACTCTCTGGCGGTCAGCAGCAGCGTTTGTGTATTGCACGCACGCTAGCGGTAGAACCAGAAGTGGTTCTGATGGATGAACCGACATCGGCACTTGATCCAATCTCGACACAGAAAGTGGAAGAGCTGCTGTATGAGCTGAAAAAGAAATACACCATTGTGATCGTAACGCACAACATGCAACAGGCGGCACGCGTGTCTGATCGCACGGCATTCTTCCTCCTAGGTGATATGGTTGAGTACGATGAAACCGAAACGATTTTTACAAACCCGCAGGATAAGCGCACAGAAGATTACATCTCGGGACGCTTCGGGTAA
- the pstA gene encoding phosphate ABC transporter permease PstA, with protein sequence MESVLKSSKGVGFEKSTARLSRRQAQSKIMVGMTIISMILALTPLFSILGYVLVKGVSALNFDFFTELPAPPGEIGGGMANGIVGTFILLGLASVIGIPVGLMAGIFLSEYGRNRFGKFVSFLTDIMLGVPSIVVGIVVYGLVVLMMGGFSAYAGGMALAFIMIPAVTRTTEEMLKLVPNHMREAGLALGIPQWRVIMKIILPTALRGIITGVMLAIARVAGETAPLLFTAFGNMYWSHSLNQPIASMPVLIFNYAISPYAEWQAQAWAGALTLIMMVILLNVTARVITRKR encoded by the coding sequence ATGGAGAGTGTATTAAAAAGCAGTAAGGGCGTAGGTTTCGAGAAGTCTACCGCTCGTCTCAGCCGTCGTCAGGCACAAAGTAAAATCATGGTTGGGATGACGATCATTAGTATGATTCTCGCGCTTACCCCTCTGTTCAGCATTTTGGGATATGTGCTGGTTAAAGGGGTATCCGCTCTTAATTTTGACTTCTTCACTGAGCTGCCGGCTCCTCCAGGTGAGATCGGCGGCGGGATGGCCAATGGTATCGTTGGAACATTTATTCTGCTTGGTCTTGCGTCTGTCATCGGAATTCCAGTTGGTTTAATGGCTGGAATCTTCCTATCTGAGTATGGACGCAATCGCTTTGGAAAATTTGTATCATTCTTAACTGATATTATGCTCGGTGTTCCATCGATTGTCGTCGGGATTGTCGTTTATGGGCTTGTTGTCCTGATGATGGGCGGTTTCTCCGCTTATGCGGGTGGTATGGCACTGGCATTCATCATGATTCCGGCTGTTACGCGGACAACCGAAGAGATGTTGAAGCTTGTACCGAACCACATGCGGGAAGCCGGTCTTGCACTCGGCATTCCACAGTGGCGCGTCATTATGAAAATTATTTTGCCAACGGCCCTGCGCGGTATTATCACCGGCGTCATGCTTGCGATTGCGCGTGTGGCAGGCGAGACAGCGCCGCTCCTGTTTACAGCGTTCGGCAATATGTACTGGAGTCATTCATTGAATCAACCGATCGCGTCTATGCCCGTTCTTATATTCAATTATGCGATCTCGCCGTATGCAGAGTGGCAGGCGCAGGCATGGGCAGGCGCACTGACGCTTATTATGATGGTGATTTTGTTGAACGTAACGGCGCGTGTGATTACGCGGAAGCGATAA